The proteins below come from a single Eriocheir sinensis breed Jianghai 21 chromosome 11, ASM2467909v1, whole genome shotgun sequence genomic window:
- the LOC126997014 gene encoding uncharacterized protein LOC126997014 — protein sequence MASPSTSTSVPAVEERPERPGDELQMRKRRDETQWKRNLAKRKRNSGQEYVGLNTGKTVAAKQVGPPCGCPKGCFLKLGEEVVQRIFSEYWKMGDYNAQSAYIVTMVLSKEVKTSGVGAGSRRKATLEYGVNVDSKRVVVCKKAFLSIHALSDKRVLTVLKKLGDTGVAAGDQRGTHGHPHNKKPDDVERLAQEHIKSLPLCSSHYSRAKSRNKMYLPPDFTQAHCYSLFKHWCEEKGVEDDMVMSFDGYKRKLYEFNIDHPRKVLKISHADLPIKDIEVVEVKEEQTYTEEAEKMHPLQEHDPLSIELDPVSWQSSSLQEELQPKGRDCHRVYVKEEIDIKEEDIGYFNTEEVAEYVTEKSLFQGPHVL from the exons ATGGCTTCTCCCAGCACTTCCACCTCCGTTCCTGCCGTGGAAGAGCGTCCTGAACGTCCAGGGGACGAGCtgcagatgaggaagaggagggatgagacGCAGTGGAAGAGGAACCtggctaagaggaagaggaactccGGGCAGGAATACGTGGGGCTGAACACGGGGAAGACTGTGGCGGCGAAGCAGGTTGGACCACCATGTGGGTGTCCTAAGGGCTGCTTCCTGAAGCTTGGAGAGGAAGTTGTGCAGCGTATCTTCTCCGAGTACTGGAAGATGGGGGACTACAACGCGCAGTCAGCCTACATTGTCACCATGGTCCTGTCGAAGGAGGTGAAGACATCGGGTGTGGGAGCTGGCAGCAGGAGGAAGGCGACGCTGGAGTATGGTGTGAACGTCGACAGCAAGAGGGTGGTCGTCTGCAAGAAGGCGTTTCTTAGCATCCACGCCTTAAGTGACAAGCGAGTCCTTACTGTCCTCAAGAAGTTGGGGGACACAGGTGTGGCTGCAGGCGACCAGCGCGGGACTCACGGCCACCCTCACAACAAGAAACCTGACGACGTCGAGCGGCTTGCACAGGAGCACATCaagtcccttcctctctgctcgtCACACTACTCCCGTGCCAAGTCACGCAACAAGATGTACCTGCCTCCCGACTTCACCCAGGCCCACTGTTACTCCCTCTTCAAGCACTGGTGTGAGGAGAAGGGTGTTGAGGACGACATGGTGATGAGCTTTGACGGCTACAAGCGGAAGCTCTACGAGTTCAACATcg ACCATCCACGGAAAGTCTTGAAGATTTCCCATGCTGACTTGCCCATCAAGGACATAGAGgttgtggaggtgaaggaggagcagaCATACacagaggaggcagagaaaatgCATCCCCTTCAGGAGCACGACCCCCTCTCCATAGAACTTGACCCTGTCTCATGGCAGTCCTCTTCCTTGCAGGAGGAGCTTCAACCCAAAG GCAGAGATTGTCATAGAGTCTACgtcaaagaagaaatagatatcAAAGAAGAGGACATTGGTTACTTCAACACTGAAGAAGTTGCTGAGTATGTAACAGAGAAGAGCCTCTTCCAGGGACCACATGTATTATGA